ACCCCGGGGTCGCGGCCGTGCTCGTCACCAACGAGGACGATCTGACCACCCATTTCGCCGGGCTGTTCGGGCCGGGCTCGGGGCGACCTTTTCACGAAGGCCTGCTGACCCGCGAGGCCCGCTCCTTCGCGGCGCGAACCGGTTTGCCTGAAGCGCAGACGCTCGCGGTCGGATCGCCTGGAGCCGACAAGATGCTGCTCGCTGATCTGGAGCACCGGTTCAACGAGGAGATGATCGCCGACCTCCGACGACTGGGCTTCCGATCGCCCGTGGCGACGACCAACACCTGGGGAGACGCCGGGCTCGCCAACCTCGCCGCGCTTGCCGACGGCGACGTGATCGACGTGCACGCCTACGGCGAGGCCGAATGGCTCGGCTCCAATCCCCGGACGGACGCAAGCTTCGCGGCCTGGATCGGGGCCGGCCAGGTGAGCGGCAAGCCGACGACGATCTCCGAGTGGAACGTCCCCTTCCCCGCCGTCGACCGTTTCGCCGCGCCGCTGTACGTTGCGGCCCTTTCAGCCTTCCAGGGCTGGGACGCGCCGATGATCTACAACTACTCGCAGGACCCGTTGCAAACTCCGAGCGGCCCCTCCACCTGGTCGAGCTTCTCCGACCCGGCGCTGGCGGGCGTGATGCCGGCGGCCGCCCTGCTCTTCCGTCGCGGCCAGGTGGCGCCGGCGCGGGGGACGATCCATCTGGCGCTCTCGCCGGAGCATTTCTTCGGCGGCGTCTCGGCAAAGTCCTCGGCGGCGATCCGGACGGCCGTCGAACAGTCTCGGCTGACGATCGGCGTCCCGGAGACGCCCCATCTCCCCTGGCTCAAGCCGAGCCCGGTCCCCGAGGGCGCCACGGTCATTCAAGACCCCGATCGCGATCTGATTCCCGAGGGGCGGATGTCCGTCCGCTCCGATACTGGCGAGTTGACCCGAGACTGGCAACGCGGGGTGCACGTGATCGACGCCCCCAAATGCCAGGCGGCGTCGGGCTGGATCGGCGGCGATCCCATCGTGACGACCGACGCCCGTTTCGAGGTCCTGACGAAGAAGGCCGTCGTGGCCCTCAACAGCGTGGACGACCAACCGCTCTCGCAGTCGAAGTTCATCCTGATCACGACTGTCGCACGGGCCGTCGCCGATCCCGAAAAACGATCGGCGTACATCTCTGAGCCGGTCGTCGCCACGATCACGCTCAAGACGGCGGCGACCGACCTGGAACTGCTCGCCCTGGCCTCCGACGGCCGCATCGCCGGCCGCCTCCAGCCGAAGCACGCCGACGGCGCCGTCCGCATCGAGCTGCCCGCCGCCAGGGGCTCGCACTGGTACGTGCTCAGGGCCCCGGGGGCGAAGCCGGGGCCTTGAGAAGGTGTGGATGCGGGATTAATCACTTCTTCCGAATGACGATCCGATAATCCTGCGACCACATCTTCGGC
The sequence above is a segment of the Paludisphaera rhizosphaerae genome. Coding sequences within it:
- a CDS encoding glycosyl hydrolase family 5 yields the protein MKPRSSPAAAVVLCLLWSLSCTTAAPAANAIEGKDWTWRIQADGTVRVSCKGTPVLESGHIAWGKAWAWAGVSAEYHAEGEGNGTFKGGVSDLGTEMTGQYRSPRPNVLTMDLRMASARSIAEAIGAGQNWTLRLDSPVFGGRAAMPELAAGGQGWTWRPAPGMEIRLTVEPGAAKVYYENGVRIFFLADRVDRGEKRFRLTLTLPEGATRESSPEERYDPEAKARWFAGALDWNASPVDLRFLNAGDRPAGGRGPVRASGDALVFGDGSPARFWGGNLAAYALFATPRATVPAQARRMAQMGFNLMRIHHHDSSWVSPNVFGRKPTTTRRLDPAAMERLDWWIKSLKDEGIYVWLDLRVGRQIPPGDGPPNGADEIARSEGSLIGYDYLNDGVRALMREFQDAYLSHVNPHTGLAYKDDPGVAAVLVTNEDDLTTHFAGLFGPGSGRPFHEGLLTREARSFAARTGLPEAQTLAVGSPGADKMLLADLEHRFNEEMIADLRRLGFRSPVATTNTWGDAGLANLAALADGDVIDVHAYGEAEWLGSNPRTDASFAAWIGAGQVSGKPTTISEWNVPFPAVDRFAAPLYVAALSAFQGWDAPMIYNYSQDPLQTPSGPSTWSSFSDPALAGVMPAAALLFRRGQVAPARGTIHLALSPEHFFGGVSAKSSAAIRTAVEQSRLTIGVPETPHLPWLKPSPVPEGATVIQDPDRDLIPEGRMSVRSDTGELTRDWQRGVHVIDAPKCQAASGWIGGDPIVTTDARFEVLTKKAVVALNSVDDQPLSQSKFILITTVARAVADPEKRSAYISEPVVATITLKTAATDLELLALASDGRIAGRLQPKHADGAVRIELPAARGSHWYVLRAPGAKPGP